One part of the Rhodococcus oxybenzonivorans genome encodes these proteins:
- a CDS encoding PPOX class F420-dependent oxidoreductase, with amino-acid sequence MPKPPLPQEAAEMFARPNYATITAVRPDGQPVSVATWYLYEDGKVLVNMDSGRKRLDYLRHDPRVSLTAMDPQDWITHVSIQGRVVKLLDDENLDDIDRIARHYTGNPYPVRDRARVSAWIDIDTWHGWGSLKQS; translated from the coding sequence ATGCCGAAGCCTCCCCTCCCGCAGGAGGCCGCCGAGATGTTCGCGCGGCCCAATTACGCCACCATCACCGCCGTCCGGCCGGACGGGCAGCCCGTGTCAGTGGCCACCTGGTACCTCTACGAGGACGGGAAAGTGCTGGTCAACATGGATTCGGGGCGAAAGCGGCTCGACTATCTGCGCCACGATCCGCGGGTGAGCCTCACTGCGATGGACCCACAGGACTGGATCACCCACGTCAGCATCCAGGGGCGGGTAGTCAAGCTGCTCGACGACGAGAATCTCGACGACATCGACCGCATCGCCAGGCACTACACCGGCAACCCGTATCCGGTCCGGGACCGGGCCCGGGTGAGCGCATGGATCGACATCGACACCTGGCACGGTTGGGGATCTCTGAAACAGTCGTGA
- a CDS encoding PIN domain-containing protein — MLIVLDTSAVTRDSRFETFVRTAVDRGVRVAVPRLVLLEIADRYQRESAAMIEALTVQARMYDRLGLRDDLSLFVDVARAKAGGYVVALARELEKIGVEVIEPVGCSHVEIAQRAVQRRRPYREKKRYDGYAATVNWLTVLDLADRHPDGVVWVSANTRSFGGGEPSVWHDEIAAELRERRLDGRVWWATSLAEVDLHTEDLPGPEPEPVILDSSVPPPASPVERERPLIPSPPPVTVPRPRAAPQRIPPSGKADNGGRRGLGKMIGGRTRRVSVVEELDDVDFG; from the coding sequence ATGCTCATAGTTCTCGATACATCGGCGGTCACGCGAGATTCGCGTTTCGAGACTTTCGTGCGCACGGCCGTGGACCGGGGTGTCCGGGTCGCGGTTCCCCGGCTCGTTCTCCTCGAGATCGCCGACCGGTACCAGCGGGAGTCGGCGGCGATGATCGAAGCGCTCACCGTCCAGGCCAGGATGTACGACCGGCTCGGACTGCGGGACGACCTGTCCCTGTTCGTCGATGTGGCCCGTGCGAAGGCCGGCGGCTACGTGGTCGCCCTCGCCCGCGAATTGGAGAAGATCGGCGTCGAGGTGATCGAGCCGGTGGGGTGCTCGCACGTGGAGATTGCCCAGCGCGCCGTCCAGCGCCGCCGCCCCTACCGGGAGAAGAAGAGGTACGACGGCTACGCGGCGACGGTGAACTGGCTGACTGTCCTCGATCTGGCCGATCGTCACCCGGACGGTGTCGTGTGGGTCAGTGCCAACACCCGATCTTTCGGGGGCGGTGAGCCCTCGGTATGGCACGACGAGATCGCAGCCGAACTGCGGGAACGCCGATTGGACGGGCGTGTGTGGTGGGCGACCAGCCTGGCCGAGGTGGACCTCCACACCGAGGACCTACCCGGCCCGGAGCCCGAACCGGTCATCCTCGACAGTTCGGTGCCTCCTCCTGCGTCGCCCGTGGAACGGGAGCGGCCGCTGATACCGAGCCCGCCGCCGGTCACCGTGCCGCGCCCCCGCGCCGCACCTCAGCGCATTCCGCCGTCCGGGAAGGCAGACAACGGTGGGCGCCGCGGCCTCGGGAAGATGATCGGGGGGCGCACCCGGCGCGTGAGCGTCGTCGAGGAGCTCGACGACGTCGATTTCGGCTGA
- a CDS encoding S1C family serine protease — translation MPSSRTTSVVAVAVAVVGGVLLNPLPVREAGVPTVSVAQPAAPAPPPPVVLTPEEIEARVVPVIVTLVADSGLVDTAGTGIVLTPDGVVLTNHHVIDGALDISAVTLADGADYVVDVLGYDSSRDIAVLQLQGADSLPTATLATSPATRIGDPVTAVGNAEGNGYPVAARGFVTDVGQSITARSSTDGSRNRLSGLIEVDAAVRPGDSGGPLVDATATVIGVNTAGNADSDPSTPPPAQPRSYAVPITTAMAVVDQVRAGRTSSTVHLGDTALLGINVTNNERGAEVLWVGIGTPADDAGLEIGSIITDFDGAPVRSSTELSERMNTKHPGDTVSVVWLDDRGQSQAATIVLDEGPPR, via the coding sequence ATGCCGAGCTCCCGCACCACATCGGTCGTCGCCGTGGCGGTGGCGGTGGTCGGCGGTGTCCTCCTGAACCCGCTGCCGGTTCGGGAGGCGGGCGTGCCCACGGTGAGCGTGGCTCAGCCCGCCGCCCCCGCCCCACCTCCGCCGGTCGTCCTCACCCCCGAGGAGATCGAGGCACGCGTCGTACCGGTCATCGTCACGCTCGTCGCGGATTCGGGACTCGTCGACACCGCAGGTACGGGCATCGTGCTGACACCCGACGGCGTCGTTCTCACCAATCATCACGTGATCGACGGCGCACTCGACATCAGCGCGGTCACCCTCGCCGACGGTGCGGATTACGTGGTGGACGTCCTGGGCTACGACAGCTCGCGCGACATCGCGGTGCTCCAACTTCAAGGCGCGGATTCGCTGCCCACGGCAACGCTGGCGACCTCGCCCGCCACCCGGATCGGTGACCCCGTGACAGCCGTGGGCAACGCCGAGGGCAACGGATATCCGGTGGCGGCGAGAGGATTCGTGACCGACGTTGGCCAGTCGATCACCGCGAGAAGCTCGACCGACGGTTCCCGGAACCGGTTGAGCGGCTTGATCGAAGTGGACGCCGCAGTGCGCCCGGGCGACTCGGGCGGTCCCCTCGTCGACGCCACCGCCACCGTGATCGGGGTCAACACCGCGGGCAACGCGGACTCCGATCCGTCGACCCCTCCACCCGCGCAACCACGTTCGTATGCCGTCCCCATCACCACCGCGATGGCCGTCGTCGATCAGGTCCGAGCCGGCAGGACGTCATCCACCGTACACCTCGGTGACACAGCACTTCTCGGCATCAACGTTACGAACAACGAGCGGGGCGCCGAAGTGCTGTGGGTCGGCATCGGGACCCCGGCAGACGACGCGGGACTCGAGATCGGCAGCATCATTACCGATTTCGATGGAGCACCCGTCCGCTCGTCGACCGAACTCAGCGAACGCATGAACACGAAACACCCCGGCGACACGGTGTCGGTGGTCTGGCTCGACGACCGCGGGCAGTCGCAGGCAGCCACCATCGTCCTCGACGAGGGTCCGCCGCGCTGA
- a CDS encoding alpha/beta hydrolase yields MGSVPNDRHTPAEQRIGKPTVQYRPGARLAGPSIESQLLYQACRWFLRPVVRMAPINESAIRRAALLDLAAGMRPAAGIRRQKVRLPGFDAEVVRAPGVSPDLSEGVVLYLHGGGFLCCGLNTHRPVVATIAKLTGLPVMHVGYRQLPDTNISGSVDDCLTAYKWLLENGARAGGTVFAGDSAGGFLVFATALKAREEGVDLPAGLIGLSPLLDLDCAEKSVHVNAAKDVFAPIEALVTIGKLGAEVDGVLDPALSPVNGNLVGMPPSLLIAAEGEVLRSDSELMAHRLSAAGVATTLQIWDGQVHAFPALWPGLPESRAVLRRIARFVAVRVRRDDGMVQGATA; encoded by the coding sequence ATGGGATCTGTGCCGAACGACCGCCACACACCTGCGGAACAGCGGATCGGGAAACCGACGGTGCAGTACCGGCCCGGTGCCCGACTCGCCGGGCCGAGTATCGAATCCCAGCTCCTCTACCAGGCCTGTCGCTGGTTTCTCCGCCCTGTCGTCCGAATGGCCCCGATCAACGAGTCCGCCATCCGCCGTGCGGCACTGCTCGACCTGGCCGCGGGAATGCGGCCCGCGGCCGGTATTCGCCGACAGAAAGTTCGACTGCCCGGCTTCGACGCCGAGGTCGTGCGCGCTCCCGGAGTCTCCCCGGACCTGAGCGAGGGCGTCGTTCTCTACCTTCACGGGGGTGGATTCCTCTGTTGTGGCCTGAACACGCACAGGCCGGTGGTGGCAACCATCGCGAAACTCACCGGACTGCCGGTGATGCACGTGGGCTACCGGCAGTTGCCCGACACGAACATCAGCGGATCGGTCGACGACTGCCTGACGGCGTACAAGTGGCTGCTCGAGAACGGTGCCCGGGCGGGCGGGACGGTCTTTGCCGGCGATTCCGCAGGCGGGTTCCTGGTGTTCGCGACGGCGCTGAAAGCCCGTGAGGAGGGCGTCGATCTGCCTGCCGGACTCATCGGGTTGTCCCCGTTGCTCGATCTGGACTGCGCGGAGAAGTCGGTGCACGTCAACGCGGCGAAGGACGTGTTCGCACCGATCGAGGCGCTGGTCACCATCGGGAAGCTCGGAGCCGAGGTCGACGGCGTGCTCGACCCCGCGTTGTCGCCGGTGAACGGCAATCTGGTGGGAATGCCGCCGTCGTTGCTGATCGCCGCGGAAGGTGAAGTGCTGCGGTCGGATTCGGAGTTGATGGCGCACCGGCTCAGCGCCGCGGGAGTGGCGACCACGTTGCAGATCTGGGACGGGCAGGTGCATGCTTTTCCGGCGCTGTGGCCGGGGCTGCCGGAAAGTCGTGCGGTGCTGCGGCGGATCGCCAGATTCGTGGCTGTCCGTGTCCGGCGTGACGACGGGATGGTGCAGGGCGCCACGGCGTGA
- a CDS encoding enoyl-CoA hydratase: protein MSFVLVDHPRPGVALVTLNRPERMNAMAFDVMVPFRETLERISHDNAIRAVVVTGAGKGFSSGADQTSAGSPPHIDGLTRPTVALRAMEMLDNVVLALRRMHQPVISAVNGAAIGGGLCLALASDVRIASDAAYFRAAGINNGLTASELGLSYLLPRAIGSSRAFEIMLSGRDVHAEEAERIGLVSRCVPADDLLGACFDLAERMATFSRPGLELTKRTLWSGLDAASLESHIHQEGLGQLLVRLLTDNFEEATAARKEDRTPRFRDTR from the coding sequence GTGAGCTTCGTTCTCGTCGACCATCCACGGCCGGGCGTCGCCCTGGTGACGCTCAATCGCCCGGAACGCATGAATGCGATGGCGTTCGACGTCATGGTGCCGTTTCGGGAAACACTCGAACGGATCAGCCACGACAACGCGATACGAGCCGTCGTGGTCACCGGCGCCGGAAAGGGGTTCTCTTCCGGCGCGGACCAGACGTCCGCGGGCAGCCCGCCGCACATCGACGGCCTGACCCGGCCGACCGTCGCCCTGCGTGCGATGGAGATGCTGGACAACGTCGTACTTGCGCTTCGCCGCATGCACCAGCCAGTGATCAGCGCAGTCAACGGTGCCGCCATCGGCGGTGGGCTGTGCCTCGCGCTCGCATCCGACGTCCGGATCGCCTCGGACGCCGCCTATTTCCGCGCCGCCGGGATCAACAACGGGCTCACCGCGAGCGAGTTGGGACTCAGCTACCTACTTCCCCGCGCGATCGGCTCGTCCCGTGCCTTCGAGATCATGCTGTCGGGCCGGGACGTCCACGCCGAGGAAGCCGAGCGGATCGGCTTGGTGTCGCGGTGCGTGCCTGCCGACGACCTACTGGGCGCGTGCTTCGACCTGGCCGAGCGGATGGCGACGTTCTCCCGTCCGGGCCTGGAGCTGACCAAGCGCACCCTGTGGTCGGGACTCGACGCGGCATCGCTGGAGTCCCATATCCACCAGGAAGGTCTCGGGCAACTCCTCGTGCGACTGCTCACCGACAACTTCGAGGAAGCCACCGCCGCCCGCAAGGAGGACCGCACTCCCCGGTTCCGCGACACCCGATAG